The region CGGGGTGACCAATGATCAGAGCGTGTTTCATGATCGATTGCTCCTTGGGTGAAAGGCTCAGCCAGCGCTCGGCTCGATCACCAACATCAACGCGTCGCGCGGTGTCTTGGCTTCACCGGCCGAGGGCGACAGCCGCCGAGACTAGTGGGCGAGCAATATCGGTACGGGCGGATCGGCGAGCATGCTGGCCGTCATCCCGCCCAGAATGAATTCCCGAACGCGCGAGTGGCCGAACGCCCCCATGACCAGGAGATCGATCTCACGGTCGCGGAGGTAGTCGCGCAAGCGTTCGGCCGGCGACTGGCCGCTGGCCATCAGCATGTCGATTTCGCTGGAGATCCCGTGGCGCTCAAGATTGCGCTGGGCGGCCGCGGGTGAAAGTTCGTGGGGCAGGGCCTTGTCATCCGGGATGCAGACCAGACGCACTTCGGAAGCCGACACCAGCAAGGGCAGCGCGTCCGCCATGGCGCGCGACGCCGCTCGCGATCCGTCCCAGGCGATGGCGATACGATCCAGGGCGCCGACCATCCGCCCGGCTTCGGGCACGACCACGACCGGGCGGCCGGAGCCGAAAATCACCGCTTCGGCGGCTTCAAGATCACCCGCCAGGCTTGCGCCGACCGGCAGCAGCGTGACGTCTCGCGTGCGAGCATGGCGGGCCATGGTCTGGGCCTCGTCATAGATGTGGATTTTCTCGGTCAGCACCTCCAGGGGCAGGCCAATCAAACGAGCCTCCTCCTGCAGGCGCGAAAGCGCGCGGCCCGTCGCGGTCCGACTGCGCTCCTCCTCTTCGCCCGCCAGAACATCCATGGAGATAAACAACTGCCCAAGACGGCTTTTGGGCGGGGTGATCCGAAGTTCGAAACCCAGCGCCGTGGCCTGTGTCCCAAGGGCCTTGGCCAAGGCCGCGACGCGCGGCCAGACGCTAACAGGCGCTTCGAAGGGATAGGCTTCGACGGCGATCAAGATATCGGAAAACGTCATGGCGTGGCTCCCTGCTCGGAGAGCATCCTGGGAAGCCGCAGCCCGCGCGATGATCCATGTCAAAATCATAAAGATAGCGCCGTTGGTCGAACGACCTCGACGGTTCATCGCCGAAACCGGGCCTTTGATCGCGGCGGCGGCGGCCGAACGGCTCTAAAGTGCTACCCTTTTCGAATGAGGCACTACCCAGAGGACAGCTTCGTCAAAGACCAGACACCGGCTTCGGCGCCCAAGGAAGCGCTGTCGAAGCGATCCAAGTTGAGTGTGGACGGCGCGCCAATAGCGTTCGTCATCTGCTGTCACGGATTGATCAACGGACTTTATACGCTCCGCGCCATCCTCATGGGACGCGGCCCCAAGATCGAACACATCCCCGCCGAGTTGACTGTTTTCATCAGCGCCTGCCTGCTGGGCTACGGCACGTATCACCTGATCCTGGCGGCCGGCCGGCGCTATGGAGTCGGCGGGCTTGTTCTGGCCGCCATATTGTCCACTCCTCCTAGCGCGCTCATCTTCGGGGCGATCATAGTCCTTTCCTTTGGCAGCCTGACCGATCTAACTCCCAGTTGGCGCGGCATCTTCGATAGTCTGTACGTTCAGATGTCAGTGATGTCGTCCTTGGCGATGTCGGTAGCCATCGTCGCCTTTATCATCCATCGCGATCTCCAATCGCTTAGGCGTGAGTACGGCGGCGCGGCCAGCGAGACACCGCCCCCGGCATTCATCTGGTGTACTGACGGCCGCCGCAAGGTGCGCATCGACCTGACCCAGGTCATCTTGGTCACCGCCGAGGGCGACTACGTGCGCATCCACACGCCCCTCAGACAGCATCTGGTTCGAGGTCCGCTGAAGACCTTCGGCGCGGCCCTGCCGGCGGACCAGTTCATGCGCGTTCAGCGCTCAGCGATCGTTCGCCTCGACATGATCGAGAATCTGGAACGACGTGGCTCCATCTGGTGGATCACTCTGCAGAACGGCGTGGAAACCTCAATCAGCCGACAGATCAGCCGTGAGGTCCGAAGCCGCATCGCGAGGCTGGGCGGGCGAGACGGGCCTGACACCGACGACCGAGACTCATAAGTCGCCACCCACCTCGCTGTAGAAGCCCACGAGATCTACCGGACGGTCTGATGTCAGCCCGCCCTCGGCCAGATCCAGGAGGTATCGCGTGGTCGCCTCACTGTAGACGCCGAACGTCGTACTCGCGCCGATGGACAGTATCTGGCCCACGAGCGCCGCCTTTACGAACAGCGCGACCTCCTCGGCGCCTGCGGCGAGGCGGGTGAGGAAGTCGATGTTCTCAACACGACCCAAGTAGGCCTGGCCAGCGGCGACATCGATGTTGTTGGCGGCAGCGACGCGGTCGCCAATGATCTCGTCATAGGCGCGATCGATGACCTGGGCGTAGCTCAGCTCTCCGTAGGTTTGCTCGAATTCATCGGCGTGGGCGGAATCCAGACCCAGATTGACCGCGAAATTTATGTAGCGGCTCTCTTGGTTGAAGCCCGCGAAGTAAGGGTCGTTAAGGTCGCGGTCGTTGCCAGGGGACGGCAGGACTACCCTTGAAGCCTCAAGCGGGTTTGGGCGGAAAGCGTCGTTTGGCGCGCAAGAGCGCAGGGCGTGCTTTGGGCGCGCTCAAGAAAGCGCCAGATTTGCGGGCGATCATGGGGTCTGGCAGCGGCGGCGGGACAGGCGGGACGCCCAGCGGCCAAGGTGGGGCCGCATAGGGGGAGCCAGATGAATCAGATCGCGCGGCGGATGGACCGTCGCACCTTACTTCGACTTGGCGTGGCGGTCGGCGGGGTCCAGGCTCTGGGGGCTTGTGCGACGACAGGATCCCCCCTTCCCCAACCCCTGATGCGAGCGCCTTCGCTGGCGCCGATCCGAGCGAGGCCGGAAAGCATCTTCAACATCACCGTCTGTTCGCGCCCCTTCCGGGCCGCCGGACCGCGCTTCGACACCGAGACGGTGGGCGACAAGCTGGTGGTCCATAATTACGGCCATGGCGGCAGCGGCTGGTCCCTGTCCTGGGGCTCGGCGCAGATCGTCGTCGCCAAGGCTTTGGCCGGCGGAGAGCGCGACATCGCCGTCATCGGCTGCGGCGCCCTGGGGCTGGCGGCCGCGCTCACCGCTCAGCGGGCCGGAGCGCGGGTGACCATCTACGCCAAGGAGCGGATGCCCGAGGTCCGCTCGGCCCGCGCCACCGGAGTCTGGTCGCCGGACTCCCGCGTGGCCCTGGCCAGTCAGGCGCCGGCCGGCTTCGATATGCTGTGGGAGCAGATGGCCCGCGTCTCGTGGAAGACCTATGCCCGTTATCTGGGTCTGGCCGGCGATCCCGTGGCCTGGACCGATCGCTACATCCTGTCGGACGCGCCGTTCGGGAGCACGTCGCGCCCCGATCCCATCGGCTTCGCGCACTATGAGCGGCGGGTTCCGGACCTTACGCCGCGCGCCGAGACACTGGCGGCGGGCGCCCACCCCTTCCCCGTCGCACACGTCCGGCGCGCCCCGACCCTGATGTTCAATGTCAGCGAGTTGGGCCACACCCTGATGTCTGACTTCCTGCTTGCCGGGGGCAAGATCGAGACGCTGGAGCTGCACAGTCCCGCCGAGCTGTCGGCCCTTAAGCAGAAGGTGGTGATCAACTGCACCGGATATGGCGCGCGAGCCCTGTGGAAGGACGAAAGCGTCGTGCCCGTGCGCGGTCAGATCACCTGGCTGCCGGCCCAGCCGGAGGTCGATTACGGCGTGTTCTACAAGGATGTCTCGGTGCTCTCCCGGCGCGACGGGATCATCGTGCAGTCGGTCGGCCCGGACGAAAGCTGGGGCTACGGGATCGACGCAGAACAGCCCGACCGCGCGGAGGCCGAGGCGTCGGTGCGCACGATCGCCGAGCTGTTCACCCCGCGCCGGACCTAGGCGGGTCGGCGGGCGCGCAGGGCCTGGGCGATGGTGCCATCGTCCAGCCAGTCGAGATCGCCGCCCACGGGCACGCCCCTGGCCAGCGAGGTGACCGCAGCGCCGGACGGGATCAGCCGTTCGGCCAGGTAGTGGGCCGTGGTCTGGCCATCGACCGTGGCCGGCAAGGCGAGGATCACCTCGCGCACCGAACCGCCGGTGGAGCGCTGGACCAGTTCGCGCACCCGCAAGGCCTCGGGACCCACGCCATCGAGCGCCGACAGCAGGCCGCCGAGCACGTGGTAGCGACCTCGGAAGGCGCCGGCTCGCTCCATGGCCCACAATGCGCCCACATCCTCGACCACACAGATCAGGGTCTGGTCACGGCTCTGGTCATTGCAGACGGCGCAGGGATCGGTGGTGTCCAGGGCCCCGCAGACGCCGCAGGTCTTCACCCGATCCCGCGCTGCGGCCAGGGCGTCGGCGAGCGGGCCGAGCAACTGGTCGCGGCGCTTGAGCAAGGCCAGGGTCGCCCGCCGGGCCGAGCGCGGGCCCAGGCCCGGCAGCTTGGACAGCAGGGCGATGAGGCGCTCGATCTCGGGTCCGGCGGAAGCGGCCAAATGCTTAGAACTTCAGGCCCGGAATGCCGCCCATCATGCCTGCCATGGGGCCGGCGGCGGCGCGCATCATCTCGGCCTGCTGGGCGTCGAGGGTCTTCTTGGCGTTGGCGTGGGCGGCCACCATCAGGTCGGCCAGCACCTCGGCCTCGCCGGGCGCCATCAGGCTCTCGTCGATATGAACCGACACCAGTTCGCCCGAGCCCTTGAGGGTCACGGTGACGAGACCACCGCCGGAGCCGCCCTCGGCGGTCATCTCGGCCATCTTGCCCTGGGCTTCGGCCAGCTTGGCCTGCATCGCCTGGGCCTGTTTCATCAGCCCGCCAATATCCTTCACGCCTTACTCCTCTTCGTCTTCGGCTTCGGGGGCCGAGGCCGCCTCGATGATCTGCGGGGCGTTCCCGAAGTGAACGATCTCGGTCCCCGGAAAGGCCTGCATGACGGCCCGAACAAAGGGGTCCGCCTCGACCTGGGACAGCACTTCGCGCTTTTCGCGCCGCTCCCGCTCGCGATCCGTCTCCCCGCCCTTGCCGCCGTCGGTCACCACCAGCCAGGGCTGGCCGGTCCATTCCTTCAGCCGGCTGACAAGCCGGCTCGACAGGTTCGGGGGGGCACCGGGGGCGGGTTCGAACTGGATGACGCCGGGACGCACGCTGATCGGGCGGACGTACTGCTGCACATCCCACTTGAGACCGACGTCGCGCTTGGCGTCGATCAGGCGCACCACGTCTTCGAAACTGGCGATGACGGGGGCGGCCTGCTGAGCCGGCTGGCTCATGGCCATGCCCTGGGCGACGACGCCGCCGCCCCCCCCAGCGGCCATGCCGCCGCCGCCACCACCAGAGGGGCCGCCGCCGATCGGAGAGCCTTCGCGCAGGGCTTTGAGCGCTTCTTCCGGCCCCGGAAGCTCGGCGGCGTAGGTAAGACGGATGATGGCCATTTCCGCGGCGGCCGGCGCGTCGGGCGCGCGGCGGACCTCTTCATGGGCCTTGAGCAGCATCTGCCACAGGCGCGACAGCAGCCCGGCCGAGACATTGGCGCCGATGGCGGCCAGGCGGGCAGCCTGCTCCTTGGGCAGGGACAGGGCGTCGGGGCCGAGCGCCTTGGCCACGGATGAGCCGTGGCAATGCTCCAGCAGGTCGAGCATGACCACCGCCGGGTCGGCCCCAAATCCCCACAGAGTGCGGAACGCCTCCAGGGCAGGACCGACCTCGCCGCGCATGATGTGTTCGAACAGGGCGATGGTCTGGGCGCGGTCGGCTAGGCCCAGCATGTCGCGGACCACAGCGGCGGTGACCGTCTGGCCCTTCTCGGCCTGGACGATGGCCTGGTCGAGCAGGGACAGGCCGTCGCGCACCGAACCCTCGGCGGCGCGGGAGATCAGGGCCAGGCCGTCGGCCTCGACCATCGCGCCTTCCTGCTTGGCGATGCGGGCGAAGTGATTGCTAAGCACGTCGGGCTCGACGCGGCGCAGGTCAAAGCGCTGGCAGCGCGACAGGATGGTCACCGGGACCTTGCGGATCTCGGTGGTGGCGAAGATGAACTTGGCGTGGGGCGGCGGCTCCTCCAGCGTCTTCAGAAGCGCGTTGAACGCCGCCGTCGAGAGCATGTGGACTTCGTCGATGATGTAGACCTTGTACCGCGCCTCGACCGGCGAATACCGCACCCCGTCGAGCAGCTCGCGCATCTCGTCGACCTTGGTGCGGCTGGCGGCGTCGAGTTCCAGCACGTCCATATGCCGGCCCTCGATGATGGCCCGGCAGTGGCGACCTTCGGCCGTCAGGTCCACCGACGGAGCGTGGACCGTTTCGCTCTCGAAGTTCAGGGCGCGGGCCAGCAGGCGGGCGGTGGTGGTCTTGCCGACCCCGCGGACGCCCGTGAGCATGAAGGCGTGGGCGATACGGCCAGTGGAGAAGGCGTTGGCCAGGGTGCGGACCATCGCCTCCTGGCCGATCAGGTCCTCGAAGGTGCGCGGGCGATACTTGCGGGCCAGCACCGTATAGGCGGCCGAGGTTTCTTCGGACACGGCCAGGGGCGGTTGCTCAGCCGTCGGCGCGGGAGCGGCAGCGGGTGCGCCGCCGAAGATGTCGGCGGTGTTCTCGTCGCGCTCGGGAACCTCGTCCGGCTCGAAAGGCGTGTCGTCGTCGATCAAGGGGCGTCCTTCGACTCGGGACTCGCCCGAGAAAGTGCGTTGCTCGCACAATCTATGTCATCGCACCCGCTATCCGAAAGGACGGCGGCGGGGTTAGCCAAACATTTTGAGGGAAAGGTGAAGCCGACGCGACCCGGAGCGAAACTCGTTGTGGCTGCTGCCTTCCGGCCCTGACCAGATTGGCGAGGCGTCCGCCCGCGCCGACTTCGAGCGCTATATCGCTTCGCCGGCCCGATTTCGCAAGCACGACCGCGCTTGACCGTCCAACGCGGGTCAGCGACGAAGACGGTCATGCCGCTTCCCGCACCCGTCAACACATTCGCCGCAAACCCCTTGGACCGCGCCAGCGCGCAGCGGTCTGACGAAGCCTGGGTGGCCGAAAAGCTGGCCGACCCCACCTCGCTTGGCCTGGCGCTCTGGAATGGCAAGCCCCTGATCGAGGATGCCGAGGGCGGCAAGAGCGTGCAGATCGCCTATTTCCCCGCCGACATGGCCAAGGAGATGGCCGGCGGAGAGGAACAGCTGCTGTTCATGGGCCTGTGGAAGGGCACCGCTGTCTTCGCCGTGGACCTGGACGGCATCGGCGATCCGGCGGCGACCAGCAATCTTTCAGGGATCGGCCGTTTCGAGGAGCTGCGCGCCGTCGCGCCGCAGCTGCCGGCGGCCGACGCTGGCATCCTGGCCACCGCCAAGGCGATGTTCGAATGGCGTCGCCGCCATCGCTGGTGCTCGGCCTGCGGCCAGCCGTCAAAAGTCGCCGACGGCGGCTGGAAACGGGTCTGCCCGGCCTGCGAAACCGAACATTTCCCCCGCACCGACCCGGTGGTGATCATGCTGGCCGTGCATGGCGACAAGTGCCTGCTGGGCCGTCAGTCGGGCTGGCCCAAGGGCATGCACTCGGCCCTCGCCGGTTTCCTGGAACCCGGCGAGACCATCGAGGAGGCCTGCGCCCGCGAGCTGGAGGAAGAGGCCGGTCTGAAGGCGACCTCTGTCCGCTACCACTCGACCCAGCCCTGGCCCTATCCCTCGTCGCTGATGATCGGCCTGATCGCCGAGGTCGACAGCGATCAGGCCGCCCCAGACCAGACAGAGCTGGAGTCCGTCCGCTGGTTCACCCGCGAGGAAGCCGCCGCCCTGCTGAAGGGCGAGATCAAGGACGCCTTCGCGCCCCCGCCCATGGCGATCGCTCACCAGTTGCTGAAGGCGTGGTCCGAAGGGTTTTAGCCTCGCGACGCCGCGCTAGACGAAAAGGACAAGCGCCTCTCGGACCGCCGCCACGGCCAGGACGATGGTCGCAAGGCTGAACGCCGCAAAGCGCAGCATCACCAGGTTGACGGTGTTCTGGATCAGGCTGTGGACCACGCGCAGGCCCACATAGCTCCAGGCGAGCGCCAGATTGACCCCATCCACATGGCCGGCGATCTGCACGCAGAACGCCAGGGCGTAGAAGATGGTCGGCTGCTCCATCAGGTGGTTGTAGTTGTCCGCCACCGCCCGAACATTTGATGGCAGGACCGACAGCGAGCCCGGATGACGGGCATCCTGCGGCCGGACCTTCGCCTTGGTCATGGCCGGCAGACGCGTGGCGTACATCCACAGCCATACGATCAGCGACCACAGGATCAGCGCCAGAACCGGCGCAAGCATGGTGTTCATTGAGCGTCCCTCCCCAGAGTTATGGGGAGAGACTGACCCAAACGGCGCAGCTTGCGAAGCCTGACGTGGCGTCAGGCCCGCGGCGCCATCAGGACGCGAAGGCCGCGCGGACCCGACGCTCGAGAACGGTCAGTGGAATGTTGCCTCCATCGATCATGGCGGCGTGGAAGCGCTTGAGGTCAAAGCCCGGGCGCGCCTGGAACTCGTCGCGAAGGCGCGACATGAAGGTCTCGCCGATCTTGTAGGAACAGGCCTGACCGGGGGCGACGCAGTAGCGCTCGACCTCCGCCTCGTTGGAATCGCCCAGGTTTTCGGCGAAGTAGCCGATCGCCTGCTCGCGGCTCCAGTCTTCATGGTGCAGGCCGGTGTCGACCACCAGCCGGCAGGCGCGGAAAAGGAAGCTCTCCAGGTAGCCGATGCGGCCGAACGGGTCGTTCTCATATACGCCGAGCTCATCGGCCAGACGTTCGGAATAGAGGCCCCAGCCCTCGCCATAGGCCGAGAAGCCGCCGACCCGCCGGTAGAGCGGAAGCTCCCCCGCCTCCAGCGCGAGCGCGCCCTGGAAGAGGTGCCCCGGCGCCGCCTCGTGATAGGTCAGGGTCTTCAGCGTCCAGCGCGGCCATTCGGCGGTGTCGCGCAGGTTGATGTAGTAGGTTCCCGGCCGTGAGCCATCGAGGGAGCCGCCTTGCGCGTAGCCGCCCGGCGCGCCGGACTCGATCGACACCGGCACGCGGCGCACCACGAAGTCGGTGCGAGGGATGCGCGGGAATATCTCCGGCATGCGGGCGCGGATCGCCGCCATCTCGGCGTTCACATAGGCCAGGAGTTGCTCGCGCCCGGCGTCATCGTTGGAGAAGCGGAAGCGGGCCTCGGACCGCACGCCCGCCAAGCGCTCGGCGACCGTGCCCTTGGTGTAGCCTTCCTTGCGCAGCAGAGCGTCGATCCGCGAGGTAAGGTCGGCGACCTGGTCCAGGCCGATCCGCCGGATCTCCTGGGCCGTGTACTCGGTCGTCGTGAAGTTGCGCAGGTTCAGGGCGTAGTAGGCCTCGCCGTCGGGAAGACGGCGCACCCCGGCCTGATGACTGGAGCGGACGCGAAGACGCTCGATCTCGGCGATCTGGCGATCAAGGGCGGCGCGCACTGGGCCGTCGAAGATCGCCGCGGCCTTGGCGCTCTCGTCCTTGAGGCCCTTTTCGGCCGACCGGCGGGCCAGCGACCTGACCATCGGCTGGTCGGCGCCGGGGCGGTCGCGCAGGGCGATCAGCTGCTGGCGGGTCTTGTCGAGGATGAAGTCGGGCGCGATGACGCCCATGGCCGCGTTGGCGCGCGTCCGTTCAGTGTCCTGGTCCAGGGCGGTGGCGAAGGCGTCCAGGCGGGCGATGAACGCGTCCACGTCGGTGCTGACCGCGATGGGGTGCCGCGTGTCCAGGAAGTCGGGAATGATCGCGTAGGCGCCGCCGAGCTGGGAGACGCCATAGGGGGTCTGCCGCCAGCCGTCCGGCGTGTGCCAGGGGAAGCGCCGATAGCCGTCGGCGATCTGACGCTGGAAGAGCGCGACGTCATAGGACAGGCGCGCGTCGGGCGGCAGCAGGTCCGCCTTGATGGTCTTGAGTTCGGCCAGTCGGCGGGCCGCGGCCTGTCCGTTGGCCTGGAACGCGGCGACGGAACGATCGTCGAGCAGGCTGCGCTGACCCGCGCGTGCGCCGACGTCGATGCCCAGGCTCGTCGCCCCTTCAGGCGCTCGATCCATGTTCTCTTCGAACTGGCGGGTGAGCAGCGCGTCGAGGCGGGCGGCCTCGTCGGCCTGAGCCAGCGCCCAGGACGGCAGGGCTGCGAGCCCGGCCGTGGCGGCCAGCAGTCGGCGACGATCGATCATATGTGCTCCCAGAGAATCCTTTTGCGGCAATTAAGCGCTCAAGGTGCTCGGGAGGACAAGCCGGGTCGGATCAGACCCGGTCGCGGAAGGGATCGGCGGGGAAGACGCCCAGGATTTCGAACTTCTCGGAGAAGAAACGCAGTTCCTCGAAGGCCAGCGCCAGACTGCGGTCTTCGGGCCGGGCATCGACCTCGGCGTAGAAGGTCGTGGCGGTGAAGGCCCCGTCTTCCATGTAGCTTTCCAGCTTGGTCATGTTGACGCCGTTGGTGGCGAAGCCGCCCATGGCCTTGTACAGCGCGGCTGGCAGGTTGCGGACGCGGAACACGAAGCTGGTGATGCAGCGGGTCGTGAACGGCGGCGGCGGCGGCGTCGGATCGGCCGTCATCACCAGGAAGCGGGTGGTGTTGGTACGCTCGTCCTCGATGTCCTTCATCAGGATGTCGAGACCATAGATCTCGGCCGCCAGGGCCGGGGCGATGGCGGCGCGGGTCGGGTCGGGATTTTGCGCCAGGGCGCGGGCGGAGCCGGCGGTGTCGCCAAAACCCTCGGTGGCGACGCCCAGCTTCTTCAAGGTCTTGCGGCACTGGCTGAGCGCGATGGGCATGGAGACCACCGTCTTCACGCTTTCCAGCTTCACGCCCTTATTGGCCATCAGCTGGAAGCGGATCGGCTTGAACCGTTCGCCGATGATCTTCAGGCCCGAGGACGGCAGCAGGTGGTGAACGTCAGCGACGCGACCGGCGATGGAGTTCTCCACCGGGATCATGCCCAGCTCGCAAGCGCCCGACTTGGTGGCGTCGAAGGCTTCCTCGAAGGTGGCGCAGGGCGCGGCCTCATAGCCCGGAAAATAGGTGCGGCAGGCCTCGTGGCTGTTGGCTCCGGGCTCGCCCTGGAAGGCGATCTTGGGCATCACGCTCATGAGTTTGTCCTGTCAGCGAAAGCTCGGGCCGCGGCCAGATCGGCCGGGGTGTCGACGGAGATGGGCGCGTCAGCGACGACGGCGGCCCAGATGGAGAGGCCAAACTCCAGGGCGCGCAGTTGCTCCAGCTTTTCGCGCCGCTCCAGGGGCGACGGCGCGGCCGCGTGAAACGCTTTGAGCGCCGCGACGCGGTAGCCATAAATGCCGATGTGCCGCCAGACCGGGGCGTCGCCATAGAGGGTCGAACGGGTGAAATACAGCGCCCGGCCCGACTGAGCGTTCGGGGTCAGGGACAGCACCGCCTTGACCACGTCCGGATTGGTCCGATCGGCGGATGAAGCTTCCGGCGCCACCACTGTGGCGATGTCGCAATACGGATGACGTGACAGCACGTGGGCGCACGCGCTCACAACGCGCGGTTCGACGAACGGCATGTCGCCCTGCAGATTGATCACCACGTCATGGCGGCCGTGAGGATCGAGCTCGGCGAGAGCCGCCAGAATGCGATCCGAGCCCGAAGGTAGATTCGGGTCGGTCAGGACCGCGCGCCCGCCGGCCGCCTCCACCGCCGCGACGATCTCGGGATCGCCCGCCGCCACGGCCACCGGGCCCACCGCCGCCATCTGAGCCTGTCGCAGCACGCGCACGATCATCGCCTGCCCGCCGATATCGGCCAGGGGCTTGCCCGGCAGGCGGGTGGCGGCGAGGCGCGCGGGGATGAGGACGATGGGATTCATGATCACAGGTCAGCGACGAATAGGCGCGAAGTCGGGCGGTGCGAGCCTCACCGTCTTGCGCATGGGCCGGTAGCGTGTAAGAGACGCCGACGCAATAAGGGGGCGCTTTGCGCCGTGATGACTCCGCGCGTCAGCGCGGTCTGCGAAGAGGCTGAAGTAGGCAGGCATGAGCGATTTGACGTTCAACAAGATCGCGGGCGCAGTACTGGCGACCGGTCTGGCCATCTTCCTGCTCCGCGAGGCGTCCGACGTGGTGTTCCACAAGGAGCATCCCGAAAAGGCTGGCTACGCCATCGCCGTTCAAGAAGAGACCGAAGGCGGCGCGGCGGAAGCCGAGGTCGCGCCCGACTGGGGCACGGTGATCCCGGCGGCCAATATCGAGGCCGGCAAGGCCGTCACCGCCAAGTGCGCCT is a window of Caulobacter sp. NIBR2454 DNA encoding:
- a CDS encoding 3-deoxy-manno-octulosonate cytidylyltransferase, coding for MNPIVLIPARLAATRLPGKPLADIGGQAMIVRVLRQAQMAAVGPVAVAAGDPEIVAAVEAAGGRAVLTDPNLPSGSDRILAALAELDPHGRHDVVINLQGDMPFVEPRVVSACAHVLSRHPYCDIATVVAPEASSADRTNPDVVKAVLSLTPNAQSGRALYFTRSTLYGDAPVWRHIGIYGYRVAALKAFHAAAPSPLERREKLEQLRALEFGLSIWAAVVADAPISVDTPADLAAARAFADRTNS